A stretch of the Uranotaenia lowii strain MFRU-FL chromosome 3, ASM2978415v1, whole genome shotgun sequence genome encodes the following:
- the LOC129755710 gene encoding E3 ubiquitin-protein ligase MYLIP, producing the protein MWCLVNLPNGTTSGVQCDPKRNSQECLEKVCSDLGIICETDYFGLIPVREGDVAEADECTAKQWINLRNPLSLHANDRNHPILLSLRVKFWVPAHLILQESVRKLFYMQARQELLDGHITAADWTNAAHLSALLLQADGYKYDPSKVPTEPAPSDRAGSPVNTSERRQLRRPSKRKCSESESKRGSIGSTVILEETSSESIPKNIYHTYVVGPKFDDVEPEPMPENFFQMVAKEHEVLSKIKMTATSAQYWLLEEISSLNGYGEEVFEGFTIGDPSVRCKIGVSPHGLTITKEEQKFSVPFTAVKAAKSIKRSFRLTYMNEEHEESNVELKLPNHRTAASLYRAITEKHVFYSCETVRPIVTTQFIRDLKGTIISMFNEDTELGKRYVFDIQRTCREVYDNSRRILHTRGIEISKVQQDSPQIQAEKLQQSLADSADESDKLERLVEERIMEAVTCIICADNMMDTMFLPCGHITACLQCAKQCDRCPLCRTNVECVQKAFLPPVLRTTRSPKTPSLPIAVSAQ; encoded by the exons GTGTGCAGTGACCTTGGCATCATCTGTGAGACGGATTACTTCGGATTGATTCCGGTTCGCGAAGGGGACGTTGCTGAGGCGGATGAATGTACAGCTAAGCAGTGGATCAATTTGCGCAACCCGTTGAGTCTGCACGCGAACGATCGCAACCACCCAATTTTGTTGTCGTTGAGGGTCAAGTTTTGGGTACCAGCGCATTTAATTCTACAGGAGAGCGTACGAAAGCTGTTCTACATGCAGGCCCGTCAAGAATTGCTCGATGGACACATTACTGCCGCTGATTGGACCAATGCAGCTCATCTGTCGGCACTGCTACTTCAAGCCGACGGCTACAAATACGACCCTAGCAAGGTTCCAACAGAACCTGCTCCATCCGATCGAGCAGGAAGTCCCGTGAATACCTCGGAACGAAGACAACTGAGGCGGCCATCCAAACGGAAATGCTCAGAATCGGAATCCAAACGCGGCAGCATTGGCTCTACGGTTATTTTAGAGGAAACCAGTAGCGAATCTATACCAAAGAACATCTACCACACCTATGTCGTCGGACCCAAATTCGATGATGTCGAACCCGAACCAATGCCAGAGAACTTTTTCCAAATGGTTGCCAAGGAACATGAAGTGCTAAGCAAAATCAAAATGACCGCTACGTCTGCGCAGTATTGGTTGCTGGAAGAAATTTCTTCCTTGAACGGTTACGGAGAGGAAGTCTTCGAGGGATTCACCATTGGCGATCCTTCCGTTCGGTGCAAAATTGGGGTCAGCCCTCACGGACTTACAATCACCAAAGAGGAACAGAAATTTAG TGTTCCATTCACTGCTGTTAAAGCAGCCAAGTCAATCAAGCGATCATTCCGTCTAACGTACATGAACGAAGAACATGAGGAAAGCAATGTGGAGTTGAAGCTTCCAAATCACCGGACGGCTGCTTCGCTGTATCGAGCGATAACCGAAAAGCACGTGTTCTACTCTTGCGAAACGGTTCGACCGATCGTAACCACCCAGTTCATCCGAGATCTCAAGGGAACCATCATCTCCATGTTCAATGAAGATACTGAACTCGGCAAACGATACGTCTTTGACATCCAGCGAACGTGCCGCGAAGTGTACGACAACTCGAGGCGAATTCTACACACCCGTGGTATCGAGATCAGCAAGGTTCAGCAGGACAGTCCGCAGATTCAGGCAGAGAAGCTTCAACAGTCGCTTGCCGACAGTGCCGATGAATCGGACAAACTGGAAAGGCTCGTCGAAGAGCGAATCATGGAAGCCGTCACATGCATCATCTGTGCCGACAATATGATGGATACCATGTTCCTTCCCTGCGGACATATCACTGCTTGTCTGCAGTGTGCTAAACA ATGTGATCGGTGTCCCTTGTGCCGGACGAATGTCGAGTGCGTCCAAAAGGCATTCCTGCCACCAGTGCTTCGAACGACGAGGAGTCCCAAAACTCCGTCATTACCTATCGCAGTTAGTGCTCAGTGA